The Oncorhynchus tshawytscha isolate Ot180627B linkage group LG20, Otsh_v2.0, whole genome shotgun sequence genome has a window encoding:
- the pja2 gene encoding E3 ubiquitin-protein ligase Praja-2 isoform X2, with protein MGQEAGKPAWPKPAVGYHTITGRRYGRRHAYVSFRPTSAKHRNPASMEDWPATEMDGVHRAHSIPSKGNISSTLHTSFPVSSSSVRPEVKAKSGKDPPHKKQSTSRKPSEALSIHYKKLKCDQPVACDQDQNVLKKSAEASAWPISEDSNPSNSSVLSFVNIDAYEPDSSGGEEEEGQSSDLSHGLQKRLDDMIFELGKEFDYLSGLHSYLYTKSCEGTDCSLRDTESVKDSRTDPKSDSNTEEPPPEGNISEHNATDHMENGTEDHHIPDDLAAGGSPIGPKGPAELGNDNQRGTQSEMVVRPKIRKQTSETHLEKRKSSHREEVDSGLAKQASKTKCVSAPPFFLTQTERPNQEMLFDFPQTESNGFSPIERWREHGDAGSKIHSDEEDEIWEDLEDFNETCAPFMKAEESSECSEGEWAASWTSDSGLETERQKSWETLPGLDDLHISNSSSLEGVPELSLPPALLDDFGEGFGMAQAISYVDPQLLTYMALEERLAQAMEAALAHLESLSIDVEQAHPPATEQIIECLPQITILEDHSGQEQCCAICCCEYVKDEIATQLPCHHMFHKICVTLWLQKSGTCPVCRHVLLPVVAETPAPTSFVSDQYIPPSNHSAAGTR; from the exons atgggTCAGGAAGCTGGCAAGCCAGCCTGGCCCAAACCGGCTGTTGGATATCACACAATAACAGGAAGGAGATACGGCAGGAGGCATGCATACGTTAGCTTCCGTCCAACCTCTGCCAAGCACAGGAACCCAGCCAGTATGGAGGATTGGCCAGCTACGGAAATGGACGGTGTTCACAGAGCGCATTCCATAC ctTCAAAAGGGAACATCTCCTCGACGCTTCACACCAGCTTTCCTGTGTCATCGAGTTCGGTTCGCCCAGAAGTAAAAGCCAAATCTGGCAAAGATCCTCCCCACAAGAAACAGTCAACTTCTAGGAAGCCATCGGAAGCCCTCTCCATCCATTACAAGAAACTAAAGTGTGACCAACCTGTAGCCTGTGACCAGGACCAAAATGTCTTGAAGAAAAGTGCTGAGGCCAGTGCGTGGCCTATCTCCGAGGACAGTAACCCATCTAATTCTAGCGTATTGAGCTTTGTAAATATTGATGCTTATGAGCCGGACAGTAGTGGaggcgaggaggaggaggggcagagcTCCGACCTGTCTCACGGTCTCCAGAAAAGACTGGATGACATGATCTTTGAGCTGGGCAAGGAGTTTGACTATCTCAGCGGTTTGCACTCGTATTTGTATACAAAATCGTGTGAAGGGACAGActgttccctcagagacactgAGTCAGTGAAAGATTCTAGAACGGATCCTAAATCAGATTCAAACACAGAGGAACCCCCTCCTGAGGGGAATATATCGGAACACAACGCAACAGATCACATGGAAAACGGCACCGAGGACCACCATATACCAGATGACCTAGCAGCCGGTGGCTCTCCCATCGGTCCCAAAGGTCCTGCCGAGCTGGGGAACGACAACCAGAGAGGGACACAGTCGGAGATGGTGGTAAGGCCCAAAATTCGTAAGCAGACGAGTGAAACACacctggagaagaggaagagttcTCACCGCGAGGAGGTAGACTCTGGCTTAGCCAAGCAGGCCAGCAAGACCAAGTGTGTGTCTGCACCTCCTTTCTTTCTGACGCAAACAGAAAGGCCAAACCAGGAGATGCTCTTTGATTTTCCTCAGACTGAATCGAATGGGTTTAGCCCTATAGAGAGGTGGCGTGAACATGGAGATGCTGGTAGCAAAATTCATTCAGATGAGGAAGATGAGATCTGGGAAGATCTGGAGGATTTCAATGAGACGTGTGCTCCTTTCATGAAGGCTGAGGAAAG CTCGGAGTGCAGCGAGGGGGAGTGGGCGGCCTCGTGGACGTCGGACTCTGGCCTGGAGACGGAGCGTCAGAAAAGCTGGGAGACTCTGCCCGGCCTGGACGATCTGCACATCAGcaacagcagcagtctggaggGCGTACCCGAGCTCAGCCTGCCCCCTGC GTTGCTAGATGACTTTGGAGAGGGCTTTGGGATGGCTCAGGCTATTTCCTATGTGGATCCTCAGCTCCTCACATACATGGCTCTTGAAGAGCGCCTTGCCCAAGCTATGGAG GCGGCTTTAGCCCACCTTGAGTCTCTGTCCATCGACGTTGAGCAGGCTCACCCTCCTGCTACAGAACAGATCATCGAGTGTCTGCCTCAGATCACCATATTGGAGGACCACAGTG ggcaGGAACAGTGCTGTGCCATCTGCTGTTGTGAGTACGTCAAAGATGAGATTGCAACCCAGTTGCCGTGCCACCACATGTTCCACAAGATCTGCGTGACTCTCTGGCTCCAGAAG tctggGACTTGCCCTGTCTGTCGTCACGTCCTGTTGCCTGTTGTCGCTGAGACCCCTGCACCCACCTCGTTTGTGTCGGATCAGTACATCCCTCCGTCCAATCACAGCGCAGCCGGAACACGGTGA
- the pja2 gene encoding E3 ubiquitin-protein ligase Praja-2 isoform X1, translated as MGQEAGKPAWPKPAVGYHTITGRRYGRRHAYVSFRPTSAKHRNPASMEDWPATEMDGVHRAHSIPSKGNISSTLHTSFPVSSSSVRPEVKAKSGKDPPHKKQSTSRKPSEALSIHYKKLKCDQPVACDQDQNVLKKSAEASAWPISEDSNPSNSSVLSFVNIDAYEPDSSGGEEEEGQSSDLSHGLQKRLDDMIFELGKEFDYLSGLHSYLYTKSCEGTDCSLRDTESVKDSRTDPKSDSNTEEPPPEGNISEHNATDHMENGTEDHHIPDDLAAGGSPIGPKGPAELGNDNQRGTQSEMVVRPKIRKQTSETHLEKRKSSHREEVDSGLAKQASKTKCVSAPPFFLTQTERPNQEMLFDFPQTESNGFSPIERWREHGDAGSKIHSDEEDEIWEDLEDFNETCAPFMKAEESSECSEGEWAASWTSDSGLETERQKSWETLPGLDDLHISNSSSLEGVPELSLPPAEPPPLEEGEIPWLMYNGEAGSSSDEDPDGMSHFVHPGLFILDGNNNLEDDSSMSEDLDAEWRLLDDFGEGFGMAQAISYVDPQLLTYMALEERLAQAMEAALAHLESLSIDVEQAHPPATEQIIECLPQITILEDHSGQEQCCAICCCEYVKDEIATQLPCHHMFHKICVTLWLQKSGTCPVCRHVLLPVVAETPAPTSFVSDQYIPPSNHSAAGTR; from the exons atgggTCAGGAAGCTGGCAAGCCAGCCTGGCCCAAACCGGCTGTTGGATATCACACAATAACAGGAAGGAGATACGGCAGGAGGCATGCATACGTTAGCTTCCGTCCAACCTCTGCCAAGCACAGGAACCCAGCCAGTATGGAGGATTGGCCAGCTACGGAAATGGACGGTGTTCACAGAGCGCATTCCATAC ctTCAAAAGGGAACATCTCCTCGACGCTTCACACCAGCTTTCCTGTGTCATCGAGTTCGGTTCGCCCAGAAGTAAAAGCCAAATCTGGCAAAGATCCTCCCCACAAGAAACAGTCAACTTCTAGGAAGCCATCGGAAGCCCTCTCCATCCATTACAAGAAACTAAAGTGTGACCAACCTGTAGCCTGTGACCAGGACCAAAATGTCTTGAAGAAAAGTGCTGAGGCCAGTGCGTGGCCTATCTCCGAGGACAGTAACCCATCTAATTCTAGCGTATTGAGCTTTGTAAATATTGATGCTTATGAGCCGGACAGTAGTGGaggcgaggaggaggaggggcagagcTCCGACCTGTCTCACGGTCTCCAGAAAAGACTGGATGACATGATCTTTGAGCTGGGCAAGGAGTTTGACTATCTCAGCGGTTTGCACTCGTATTTGTATACAAAATCGTGTGAAGGGACAGActgttccctcagagacactgAGTCAGTGAAAGATTCTAGAACGGATCCTAAATCAGATTCAAACACAGAGGAACCCCCTCCTGAGGGGAATATATCGGAACACAACGCAACAGATCACATGGAAAACGGCACCGAGGACCACCATATACCAGATGACCTAGCAGCCGGTGGCTCTCCCATCGGTCCCAAAGGTCCTGCCGAGCTGGGGAACGACAACCAGAGAGGGACACAGTCGGAGATGGTGGTAAGGCCCAAAATTCGTAAGCAGACGAGTGAAACACacctggagaagaggaagagttcTCACCGCGAGGAGGTAGACTCTGGCTTAGCCAAGCAGGCCAGCAAGACCAAGTGTGTGTCTGCACCTCCTTTCTTTCTGACGCAAACAGAAAGGCCAAACCAGGAGATGCTCTTTGATTTTCCTCAGACTGAATCGAATGGGTTTAGCCCTATAGAGAGGTGGCGTGAACATGGAGATGCTGGTAGCAAAATTCATTCAGATGAGGAAGATGAGATCTGGGAAGATCTGGAGGATTTCAATGAGACGTGTGCTCCTTTCATGAAGGCTGAGGAAAG CTCGGAGTGCAGCGAGGGGGAGTGGGCGGCCTCGTGGACGTCGGACTCTGGCCTGGAGACGGAGCGTCAGAAAAGCTGGGAGACTCTGCCCGGCCTGGACGATCTGCACATCAGcaacagcagcagtctggaggGCGTACCCGAGCTCAGCCTGCCCCCTGC GGAGCCTCCACctctggaggagggggagattccTTGGTTGATGTACAACGGAGAGGCGGGCAGCAGTAGTGACGAAGACCCTGATGGCATGAGTCACTTTGTCCACCCGGGCCTCTTCATCCTTGACGGCAACAACAACCTGGAGGATGACTCCAGCATGAGCGAGGACCTGGACGCTGAGTGGAG GTTGCTAGATGACTTTGGAGAGGGCTTTGGGATGGCTCAGGCTATTTCCTATGTGGATCCTCAGCTCCTCACATACATGGCTCTTGAAGAGCGCCTTGCCCAAGCTATGGAG GCGGCTTTAGCCCACCTTGAGTCTCTGTCCATCGACGTTGAGCAGGCTCACCCTCCTGCTACAGAACAGATCATCGAGTGTCTGCCTCAGATCACCATATTGGAGGACCACAGTG ggcaGGAACAGTGCTGTGCCATCTGCTGTTGTGAGTACGTCAAAGATGAGATTGCAACCCAGTTGCCGTGCCACCACATGTTCCACAAGATCTGCGTGACTCTCTGGCTCCAGAAG tctggGACTTGCCCTGTCTGTCGTCACGTCCTGTTGCCTGTTGTCGCTGAGACCCCTGCACCCACCTCGTTTGTGTCGGATCAGTACATCCCTCCGTCCAATCACAGCGCAGCCGGAACACGGTGA